Within Anopheles nili chromosome 3, idAnoNiliSN_F5_01, whole genome shotgun sequence, the genomic segment GACTGTGCCCATTTGGCGATGGACACCGAGGAAGGTGTCGAAGTCGTCTGGAACGAGGTGCAGTTTTCCGAGCGGAAAAACTTCAAatcgcaagaagaaaaaatacaactaGTATTCGAAAACCTAACACAGTTAGAGCACCCAAACATAGTCAAATTTCACCGTTACTGGACGGATACGCATAACGATAAGCCTAGGGTAAGTGAACGGTTCCAGGGTCAAGTGGGACCGTGGACGACCTTCCCGTGAGGGACAACTCGCCGTCTTTGCTTTTAACTAGTTTCATGCAAACATTTAACATCCTCTTATCGTCATTGCAGGTAATATTTATAACCGAATACATGTCCTCTGGTTCCCTGAAGCAGTTTCTGAAGCGTACcaagaaaaatgttaaaaagcTACCACTGCAGGCATGGAAAAGGTGGTGTACTCAAATTTTATCTGCACTTAGGTGAGTATATGCCGTGCATACGGGAGTGCGGAAGAGTTCTCGTTGGCGGAACGTGACGCTTCTAAGAGGACGTTTTGTCGACGCATAGTCGTGGTGCagaataatgaaatatttcacgttGTCATCCTCACGCTGACTTATTTTCTCCTCGTTTACAGTTATTTGCATTCCTGTTCGCCGCCAGTAATTCACGGCAACTTAACCTGTGATACAATATTTATTCAGCATAATGGTCTAGTTAAAATTGGTAGTGTAGCTCCAGATGCCATTCATCATCATGTAAAAACGTGTAGGGATAATATGAAAAACATGCATTTTATAGCACCGGAATATGGATGTAAGTAACCACGGAGGTGGCAACTCTTGCCGAATCATGCCATCATAATTGttattgcaatttttcttcccgtgCTTTTATGTCATCTCAAACATCGAATGAGCAGCAGCCGCATCGACGACGGCCATCGATGTCTACTCGTTCGGCATATGTGCGCTGGAGATGGCCGCACTGGAAATCCAAGGGAACGGTGACTCGGGTACGCTAGTCACAGATGAGCATATAAAGCGCACTGTCGAGAGTCTTGAGGATGCGCAGCAGAAAGAATTCATCATTAAGTGCCTCAGTCATGACCCTGCCAAAAGGCCTAGCGCTAGAGAATTACTATTTCATCCGCTGCTGTTCGAAGTGCACGCACTCAAGCTACTCGCCGCCCACTGTCTAGTGAATACCTCATGTAAGTAGAGTACTGCTGCAGGCGTGCTAGTAAATCTCCAAGGCATATTGCAGAGCGTTCTCCTTGAATTGATATTCCATCTGGCCCGGCTGGCGTGCTGGGTGCCGGCTccaaaataaatatttcataagcAGCAACCGGGCGACGGTTTCTGCCCTCTCTAATCCTGTGTCAAAACTTTCTCCCTTCCCGGTCCGCCGCCGGCCAGTTGGCATGGAATATCAGAGGCAATACGAGAAACTGTTCGCAGTGGGGACCTTTTTTTGGTGGCCACTGTGCGCGCTCCCGTTACGTTCGAACGACGAATTTGGCGAACGGATTGAATCTCGTTCGCTGTTTTTCATTACTTCATCGGTGTTGATTTTAATCATAAtacattttctttgcttcacCCACTCGCCGCGTTTTCCCATCTgcatctctttctttctctctctctctcgctccgaACATTTCTTCTTTGGCCTTTCGTGCACGCGCCGCCTTTCCGATTGGGGTCGGAtgtttttggccaaaaatgcAGCCAACTATGACGAAATGCTGCAAAAGCTCTATAAGCCAGATATCGTCTATGCGGAAATTCGGTACGCCAATGAAGTCTTCAAGTACCATCTTGGCGATGCCATCGCCacggaaaagctggaaaagttTGTTGAGGACGTAAAGTAAGTGTTCCGCCTAATCGTGCGTGCTCAGTTCGAGCCGCTGCAAAAGCTGGCGCCATACATGCACTCCCACCGTGGATGATGTGGCACATCGTCAATGATGCTTCATGCTCTCCCGCCCAAACAGGTACGGCATTTATCCACTGACTGCCTTTTcggcacaaaaaccacccgctTCCCGACCGCGAGCAATATCGCCCGAGACTGCAGAATCGGTGAAATCGGCTACACCGGAACCGTTAGATATTGAGACTAGGAGAGTTTTGCATATGATTTGTAGTGTTAAGCCGCGCGAGGAAAATTGTGAATTATTTGTAAGTATCGCTAATGGGGGAGATTCTGTCATGCTTCCTGCTATTCTAACATAACGAAATCGTTGGTCTTGCCacccttttttcgttggttgtATTTACAGATGACAATATTATTAAGGATGGATGATTCGATGAACCGACAGTTAACATGTCCCATCTCGCCGGACGACTCAGCCGTAACGCTTTCGCATGAGCTAGTACATTTAGGATTTATTCACGAAGTAACTAGACGAATTTTTAATAATCTTTACTAACGGAATGCAGCAACAGTATACCTaattgatttcctttttttgcttctctatttctgcttctgctgtgCTCTTTCCAATCTGTTTTCCAGGACGATCGCTTACGAATGGCTGGGATCATAGAGGAAGCGTTAGGGTTGCAGAAGCTGCACAATGCCAATGTGAAA encodes:
- the LOC128723409 gene encoding nuclear receptor-binding protein → MPGSRSSNNDTEHNRSPRESGEDSEDESEILEESPCGRWLKRKEEVEQRDVPGIDCAHLAMDTEEGVEVVWNEVQFSERKNFKSQEEKIQLVFENLTQLEHPNIVKFHRYWTDTHNDKPRVIFITEYMSSGSLKQFLKRTKKNVKKLPLQAWKRWCTQILSALSYLHSCSPPVIHGNLTCDTIFIQHNGLVKIGSVAPDAIHHHVKTCRDNMKNMHFIAPEYGSAASTTAIDVYSFGICALEMAALEIQGNGDSGTLVTDEHIKRTVESLEDAQQKEFIIKCLSHDPAKRPSARELLFHPLLFEVHALKLLAAHCLVNTSSNYDEMLQKLYKPDIVYAEIRYANEVFKYHLGDAIATEKLEKFVEDVKYGIYPLTAFSAQKPPASRPRAISPETAESVKSATPEPLDIETRRVLHMICSVKPREENCELFMTILLRMDDSMNRQLTCPISPDDSAVTLSHELVHLGFIHEDDRLRMAGIIEEALGLQKLHNANVKVQSTASLTSSGSVTGDIGVAIGSMANPLTASTSAASLSGKPNHLHHHVPVHSASLERGWKVADTESILSTMPAIMETSGISVNSMDGGVFSGHLDDAEEACENEDELEALEQMVALRRFSNRAQSAGTAVSYSHIENEFIPSGNCSPPTVQSSSYHQSLQHGLLIQADTTNPSANMILNSTNPASSGGSQEEADNPLSSETMEPYEATD